The following proteins are co-located in the Haloarcula marismortui ATCC 43049 genome:
- a CDS encoding proteasome-activating nucleotidase Pan1 gives MTDTVDEVDMPYDDDASQQQKIEALQERLEVLESQNEEMRDKLLDANAENNKYQQKLERLTHENKKLKQSPLFVATVQELSSDGVIIKQHGNNQEALTEVTDEMREELEPDDRVAVNNSLSIVKQLDDETDVRARVMQVDQSPDVTFADIGGIEEQMEEVRETVEMPLKSPEMFEDVGIDPPSGVLLHGPPGTGKTMLAKAVANETDATFIKMAGSELVHKFIGEGAKLVRDLFELARQEEPAVVFIDEIDAIAAKRTESKTSGDAEVQRTMMQLLSEMDGFDDRGDIRIIAATNRFDMLDRAILRPGRFDRLIEVPNPDLEGRKQIFQIHTRSMNVADDVDFEALAEDIQDASGADVKAICTEAGMFAIRDDRTEVTMADFHNAWEKIQQEETDDEDVSRTFA, from the coding sequence ATGACCGACACCGTCGACGAGGTCGATATGCCGTACGACGATGACGCGTCTCAGCAACAGAAGATCGAGGCGCTGCAGGAGCGGCTAGAGGTGCTCGAATCGCAGAATGAGGAGATGCGCGACAAGCTGCTGGACGCGAACGCGGAAAACAACAAGTACCAGCAGAAGCTCGAACGACTTACGCACGAGAATAAGAAGCTCAAGCAGTCACCGCTGTTTGTCGCGACCGTTCAGGAACTCTCCAGCGATGGCGTGATTATCAAACAGCACGGCAACAATCAGGAGGCCCTGACAGAGGTCACCGACGAGATGCGCGAGGAACTCGAACCCGACGACCGCGTCGCTGTCAACAACTCGCTCTCTATCGTCAAGCAGCTCGATGACGAGACCGACGTTCGCGCTCGCGTGATGCAGGTCGACCAGTCGCCGGATGTCACATTCGCCGACATCGGCGGTATCGAAGAGCAGATGGAAGAAGTCCGCGAGACCGTCGAGATGCCGCTGAAGAGCCCGGAGATGTTCGAAGACGTGGGCATCGACCCGCCGAGTGGTGTTCTGCTGCACGGCCCGCCCGGTACCGGCAAAACGATGCTAGCGAAGGCCGTCGCCAACGAGACCGACGCGACCTTCATCAAGATGGCCGGCTCCGAACTGGTCCACAAGTTCATCGGTGAGGGCGCGAAGCTCGTCCGGGACCTGTTCGAACTGGCCCGTCAGGAGGAGCCTGCCGTCGTCTTCATCGACGAGATCGACGCTATCGCGGCCAAGCGAACGGAGTCAAAGACCTCCGGCGACGCCGAGGTTCAGCGGACGATGATGCAACTACTCTCGGAGATGGACGGCTTCGATGACCGCGGTGACATCCGTATCATCGCCGCGACGAACCGCTTCGACATGCTCGACCGTGCTATCCTCCGCCCCGGCCGCTTCGACCGCCTTATCGAGGTCCCGAACCCCGACCTCGAAGGTCGCAAGCAGATCTTCCAGATCCACACCCGTAGCATGAACGTCGCCGACGACGTGGACTTCGAGGCGCTGGCCGAGGATATTCAGGACGCCTCCGGTGCTGACGTGAAAGCCATCTGTACCGAGGCCGGGATGTTCGCCATCCGCGACGACCGGACCGAGGTCACGATGGCAGACTTCCACAACGCTTGGGAGAAGATTCAGCAGGAAGAGACCGACGACGAGGACGTCTCCCGGACGTTCGCCTGA
- a CDS encoding NAD(P)/FAD-dependent oxidoreductase, whose protein sequence is MPTDREEVIIVGGGVAGLSAAIYTARADLSTRIISTGESILNRNAHLENYPGFPAGINPRLLLELMRAQARRAGVWFIDGEAEQVTETAEGFEVTCTDGESYDATYLIAASWSDPSYLEGLDLSLIDRGSKQFISTDEQGRTDIKGLYAAGRLAEQHHQTIVAAGHGAQVGLTLLEDSDTDFYHDWTAPEGYFTGRDRPVPPGCEEIDEAERKKREQESLEVMRRYFEEPMPGEPTMHPSVEQDSD, encoded by the coding sequence ATGCCAACCGACCGCGAAGAAGTCATCATCGTGGGCGGCGGCGTCGCCGGACTGTCGGCGGCGATCTATACCGCTCGCGCCGACCTGTCGACCCGGATCATCTCGACCGGTGAGTCGATACTGAACCGCAATGCCCACTTGGAGAACTACCCCGGGTTTCCGGCGGGAATCAACCCCCGGCTCCTGCTCGAACTCATGCGGGCACAGGCGCGTCGCGCCGGTGTCTGGTTCATCGACGGCGAAGCCGAACAGGTGACGGAAACTGCGGAGGGCTTCGAGGTAACCTGTACCGACGGCGAGTCATACGACGCGACCTACCTCATCGCCGCGTCCTGGTCGGACCCGTCGTATCTGGAGGGGCTGGACCTCTCACTCATCGACCGTGGGTCGAAGCAGTTCATCTCGACCGACGAGCAGGGCCGGACCGATATTAAGGGGCTGTACGCGGCCGGCCGGCTGGCCGAGCAGCACCACCAGACCATCGTCGCCGCGGGCCACGGCGCACAGGTCGGGCTCACGCTGCTGGAGGACTCCGACACCGACTTCTATCACGACTGGACCGCGCCGGAGGGATATTTCACTGGCCGCGACCGACCGGTTCCGCCGGGCTGTGAGGAGATCGACGAGGCGGAGCGCAAGAAGCGCGAACAGGAGTCTCTGGAGGTTATGCGACGGTACTTTGAAGAGCCGATGCCGGGCGAGCCGACGATGCATCCGAGCGTCGAGCAGGATTCAGACTGA
- a CDS encoding DUF420 domain-containing protein, giving the protein MAVADTLQSRARARPRLVTAVVSVVGYALVFGAFGGVLPLPEFSKDIVILLGDAIAVVNSIALLAIVAGVYFIKNNEVQKHRAAMLTAFTLIMVFLALYILKVGGGFEKEIVAEGFVWTAYIVMLAIHILLSAVSVPVVVHAVVLGLTHSPAELRETIHARVGRIAVSAWGLSLFLGLVTYVMLNHIYGWVPR; this is encoded by the coding sequence ATGGCCGTCGCAGATACACTCCAGTCGCGTGCCCGCGCTCGTCCGCGGCTCGTCACTGCCGTCGTCTCGGTCGTTGGCTACGCGCTCGTGTTCGGCGCGTTCGGCGGTGTGTTGCCGCTCCCCGAGTTTTCGAAGGACATCGTTATTCTGCTGGGTGATGCAATCGCCGTCGTCAACAGTATCGCGCTGCTCGCAATCGTCGCCGGCGTCTACTTCATCAAGAACAATGAGGTCCAGAAACACCGCGCGGCGATGCTGACCGCGTTCACGCTCATCATGGTGTTTCTGGCGCTGTATATCCTCAAAGTCGGCGGCGGCTTCGAGAAGGAAATCGTCGCCGAGGGGTTCGTCTGGACGGCGTACATCGTGATGCTCGCCATCCACATCCTGCTGTCCGCGGTGTCCGTGCCCGTCGTCGTTCACGCGGTCGTGCTCGGGCTGACCCACTCCCCCGCCGAGCTTAGAGAGACGATTCATGCCCGTGTGGGTCGCATCGCCGTCTCCGCCTGGGGACTGAGCCTATTTCTCGGGCTCGTCACCTACGTCATGCTGAACCACATCTACGGCTGGGTCCCCCGCTGA